Below is a window of Acidimicrobiia bacterium DNA.
GGCTCGGATGCCGGAATCGGGGCGATGAACAACGACGTGCGGTTCCACGACGGCACCGTCAACGGCGACGGCTTCGAGTTCGACGGAACCATCGACGAGGTGGTCACGTATCCGACGGCGCTCGGTGCGGCCCGAATCGCCACCCACTACACCGCCGGTGCCGCCACCCCAGGTGACACCCCGCCAACCATCGGATTCTCCAACCCGACCAACGGCGCCACCGTCGCCGGCACCATCACGATCCAGCTCATGGCGGGAGACATCGAGGATGCCCCAGGGACGCTCGACGTCGAGGTCTCGATCGACGGGGGTGGTTTCCAGGATGCCGCCTTCAACGCCGGGTCGGGCTTCTACGAGATCGCATGGAACACGACGGCCGTCGGCGACGGCGTCGTCAACCTGACCGGCAGGGCGACCGACTCCGACGCCAACGTCGCCAACACGGCCATCGCGGTGACCGTCGCCAACTCGGGACCGTCGTACGTCGACGTCATCGGGGCCGACAACCCGACCATCTGGTACCGGCTCGGCGAGTCGACGGGAACCGTGGCCGCCGACGAGACGGGAGCGCTCGACGCGGCGTACGCCGGCAGCCCGGGCCTCGGAGCCGCCGGCCTGATCGCCGGGGATGCCAGCTCGTCGGTCGCCTTCGACGGCAACAACGACGTCGTCGAGGTCCCGGACTCCAGCCTGATCAACGTCGGTGGAAAGGCGCGGATGACGATCGAGCTGTGGTTCAACGCAGACGACG
It encodes the following:
- a CDS encoding LamG-like jellyroll fold domain-containing protein; protein product: GSDAGIGAMNNDVRFHDGTVNGDGFEFDGTIDEVVTYPTALGAARIATHYTAGAATPGDTPPTIGFSNPTNGATVAGTITIQLMAGDIEDAPGTLDVEVSIDGGGFQDAAFNAGSGFYEIAWNTTAVGDGVVNLTGRATDSDANVANTAIAVTVANSGPSYVDVIGADNPTIWYRLGESTGTVAADETGALDAAYAGSPGLGAAGLIAGDASSSVAFDGNNDVVEVPDSSLINVGGKARMTIELWFNADDVTTRQVLYEQGGTAKGMAIYLDAGQLYAGAWNLTGGTTWGPAFVSTPVATGSTHHVVLSFDGAGGRLDAYVDGASIGLATGLANLGSHGSDVGIGAMNDSVMFHDGGSTGDGFEFDGRIDEVAIYYNVALDAAAASAHHAAGS